From Polynucleobacter difficilis, a single genomic window includes:
- the gmd gene encoding GDP-mannose 4,6-dehydratase, which translates to MTSNNSTAKFTAQKVALITGITGQDGSYLAEFLLEKKYIVHGIKRRASSFNTERIDHIFQDPHVGHPDLILHYGDLTDTSNLVRIIQECQPDEIYNLGAQSHVAVSFESPEYTADVDAIGALRMLEAIRILGLEKKTRFYQASTSELYGLVQEVPQKETTPFYPRSPYAVAKLYAYWITINYREAYGIYACNGILFNHESKRRGETFVTRKVTRGLANIAQGLEKCLYMGNIDALRDWGHAKDYVRMQWLMLQQEKPEDFVIATGIQFTVREFIIRSAQQLGITLEFEGAAENEKAIVAAIEGEKAPALKVGDMIVQIDPRYYRPTEVETLLGDPAKAKEKLGWVPEITLDQIIVEMVVNDLDQASQHALLKNHGYSVAVGKES; encoded by the coding sequence ATGACCAGTAATAACTCAACTGCAAAATTCACTGCGCAAAAAGTCGCCCTCATCACCGGCATCACTGGCCAAGATGGTTCATACCTTGCTGAGTTTTTGTTAGAAAAAAAGTATATTGTTCACGGCATTAAGCGTCGTGCCTCTTCTTTCAATACCGAGCGTATTGATCATATCTTTCAGGACCCCCATGTTGGTCATCCTGATTTGATTTTGCATTATGGTGATTTAACCGATACCAGTAACTTGGTGCGCATCATTCAAGAGTGCCAACCCGATGAGATTTACAACTTAGGTGCGCAGTCTCACGTAGCAGTCTCTTTTGAGTCTCCCGAGTATACGGCAGACGTGGATGCAATTGGCGCCTTACGTATGTTAGAGGCTATTCGTATCCTGGGCCTTGAGAAGAAAACCCGTTTTTATCAAGCATCCACTTCTGAGCTCTATGGTTTAGTGCAAGAGGTCCCGCAAAAAGAAACCACTCCTTTTTATCCACGCAGTCCTTATGCAGTAGCTAAGCTGTATGCCTACTGGATCACAATCAACTACCGTGAAGCCTACGGCATTTACGCATGTAATGGCATTCTCTTTAATCATGAGTCCAAACGTCGTGGTGAAACCTTTGTAACGCGTAAAGTGACTAGAGGTCTAGCCAATATTGCCCAAGGTTTGGAGAAATGCCTATATATGGGTAATATCGATGCTTTGCGTGACTGGGGTCATGCTAAAGACTATGTGCGTATGCAGTGGCTCATGCTCCAGCAAGAAAAACCTGAAGATTTTGTGATTGCTACCGGCATTCAATTTACAGTTCGGGAATTTATTATCCGTAGCGCTCAGCAACTTGGCATCACACTCGAGTTTGAAGGCGCTGCTGAGAATGAAAAAGCAATTGTGGCTGCTATTGAAGGTGAAAAGGCCCCAGCACTAAAAGTCGGCGATATGATTGTGCAAATCGATCCTCGTTATTATCGTCCAACCGAAGTCGAAACTCTCTTGGGTGACCCTGCTAAAGCAAAAGAAAAACTTGGTTGGGTTCCTGAAATCACCCTCGATCAAATAATCGTCGAGATGGTGGTTAATGACCTTGATCAAGCAAGCCAGCATGCCCTATTAAAAAACCATGGTTACTCTGTGGCTGTCGGCAAGGAGAGCTAA
- the waaC gene encoding lipopolysaccharide heptosyltransferase I has protein sequence MIIQRHAPASDLKQVTQSPKILLVKLSSLGDVLHNLPIVWDLRKRLPDAQIDWIVEEAYVHLLEPLRTTATFKGIDRIIPVAFRRWRKSIFSIRTWREFFAMRKLLQSVSYDIVIETQGLLKSALVCALAKKSKNAVIAGLGNATEHSGYEPMARVFYNQSVHVPLKCHAIDRSRWVMCSAFDWPLFDRRSEPPLFYPPKFVEHLAPLAFEGLRKLPNGVAVPYVACFHSTARAAKRWPTEHWVELGKALSNQGYQVIFPWGSPEEMKISALMASQVPGAIVPRAFSIEEAYSLVAHAALTIGVDTGLTHLAAVLGKPTIEIYCDSPRWKTEGYWSGNIINLGDFKSIPQANAVLQAAGALLKEGC, from the coding sequence ATGATAATTCAGCGCCATGCCCCAGCTTCTGATTTAAAGCAAGTAACTCAATCGCCAAAAATACTATTGGTGAAGCTCTCCTCTTTAGGCGATGTGCTGCATAACCTGCCCATCGTTTGGGATTTACGCAAGCGCTTACCCGATGCCCAAATTGATTGGATTGTGGAAGAGGCCTATGTGCATTTACTGGAGCCGCTGAGAACAACGGCCACATTCAAAGGCATTGATCGGATTATTCCGGTGGCCTTTCGGCGCTGGAGAAAAAGTATCTTTTCTATTCGAACCTGGCGCGAGTTTTTTGCCATGCGCAAATTACTCCAGTCGGTGAGCTATGACATCGTAATTGAAACCCAAGGTCTATTGAAGTCTGCTTTAGTCTGCGCGCTAGCTAAAAAATCAAAGAATGCAGTTATTGCCGGTCTGGGCAATGCAACAGAACACTCGGGCTATGAGCCGATGGCGAGAGTGTTTTATAACCAATCGGTGCATGTGCCTCTTAAATGCCATGCGATTGATCGCTCGCGCTGGGTGATGTGCTCAGCCTTTGATTGGCCTTTGTTTGACCGTCGTAGCGAGCCACCTCTTTTTTATCCCCCTAAATTTGTAGAGCATTTAGCGCCCCTTGCATTCGAAGGTTTGAGGAAATTGCCTAATGGCGTAGCAGTTCCTTATGTGGCGTGCTTCCATTCAACAGCAAGAGCGGCGAAGCGCTGGCCCACTGAGCACTGGGTTGAACTAGGCAAAGCTTTATCGAACCAAGGCTACCAAGTGATTTTTCCGTGGGGCAGCCCTGAGGAAATGAAAATCAGCGCACTCATGGCAAGTCAAGTTCCTGGGGCTATTGTGCCAAGGGCATTTTCGATTGAGGAGGCCTATTCCTTAGTGGCGCATGCTGCGCTGACCATCGGTGTGGATACCGGCTTAACCCACTTGGCTGCGGTACTGGGTAAGCCTACGATTGAGATTTACTGCGATTCCCCGAGATGGAAGACAGAAGGCTATTGGAGCGGCAATATCATTAATTTGGGGGACTTTAAGAGTATTCCCCAAGCTAATGCAGTATTACAGGCCGCTGGGGCGCTATTAAAAGAGGGGTGCTAG